From one Coxiella-like endosymbiont genomic stretch:
- a CDS encoding accessory factor UbiK family protein, with amino-acid sequence MFDPKNINDIVTYLLGSIPPGVKNLPKDLERNLKSILQQSFSKLDLVTREEFDIQMKVLTRTRAKLQALEEKLNKLERHQR; translated from the coding sequence ATGTTTGATCCAAAAAACATTAATGATATCGTTACCTATCTCTTAGGATCGATACCGCCTGGAGTTAAAAACTTGCCTAAAGATTTAGAGAGAAATCTTAAAAGCATTTTACAACAATCGTTTAGTAAACTTGATTTGGTAACTCGGGAAGAATTTGATATACAAATGAAGGTGTTAACTCGGACCCGGGCAAAATTACAGGCTCTTGAAGAAAAGCTAAACAAGCTGGAAAGACACCAAAGATAG
- a CDS encoding magnesium chelatase domain-containing protein — protein MPADLPREGGRFDLAIALRILAASNQIPQDQLNDYEFLRIFRRIGFIRRTSYYSRGLSFAISTVKVGRSLIITSACKKNFSL, from the coding sequence GTGCCTGCGGATCTACCTAGAGAGGGTGGGAGATTTGACTTAGCCATCGCATTGAGAATTTTAGCCGCTTCCAATCAAATCCCTCAAGATCAGTTAAATGATTATGAATTTTTACGAATTTTCAGGCGAATTGGTTTTATCCGGCGAACTTCGTACTATTCGCGGGGCTTGTCTTTTGCTATCTCCACGGTAAAAGTTGGCCGAAGTTTAATAATTACTTCAGCTTGTAAAAAAAACTTCAGCTTGTAA